One genomic segment of Odocoileus virginianus isolate 20LAN1187 ecotype Illinois chromosome 17, Ovbor_1.2, whole genome shotgun sequence includes these proteins:
- the SCPEP1 gene encoding retinoid-inducible serine carboxypeptidase produces the protein MELAPRSCPMPLLLLLLGLSSGAVISWPTEESKEVWGYVTVRNDAHMFWWLYYATSPYKNFSELPLVMWLQGGPGASSTGFGNFEEIGPLDSDLQPRRTTWLQSASLLFVDNPVGTGFSYVNKSDAYAKDLATVASDMMVLLKTFFDDHKEFQTIPFYIFSESYGGKMAAGIALELYKAIQQRTIRCNFGGVALGDSWISPIDSVLSWGPYLYSMSLLDDQGLAEVSEVAEEVLDALSKELYQKATELWGKAEMVIEQNTDGVNFYNILTKSSPMSTVASSLEFSQKHLVPLFQRHVRHLQQDALSQLMNGPIRKKLKIIPEDCTWGGQATSVFLNMEGDFMKPVISIVDELLEAGVNVTVYNGQLDLIVDTMGQETWIRRLKWEELPKFNQLKWKPLHSDPKSSETSAFVKSHKNLAFYWILRAGHMVPSDQGDTALKMMRLVTQQE, from the exons ATGGAGCTGGCGCCGCGAAGCTGTCccatgccgctgctgctgctgcttttgggCCTGAGCTCGG GAGCTGTCATCAGCTGGCCCAcggaagaaagcaaggaagtcTGGGGTTATGTGACTGTCCGGAACGATGCCCACATGTTCTGGTGGCTCTATTATGCCACCAGCCCCTACAAGAACTTCTCAGAACTGCCCCTGGTCATGTGGCTTCAG GGTGGTCCAGGTGCTTCCAGCACTGGCTTTGGAAACTTTGAGGAAATCGGGCCCCTTGACAGTGATCTCCAACCACGAAGGACCACTTGG CTCCAGTCGGCCAGCCTCCTGTTTGTGGATAACCCTGTGGGCACTGGATTCAGTTATGTGAACAAGAGTGATGCGTACGCCAAAGACCTGGCCACTGTGGCATCAGACATGATGGTTCTCCTGAAGACCTTCTTTGATGACCACAAAGAATTCCAG ACGATTCCATTCTACATTTTCTCAGAGTCCTATGGAGGAAAGATGGCTGCTGGCATTGCTCTAGAACTTTATAAG GCCATTCAGCAACGGACCATCCGGTGCAACTTTGGTGGGGTCGCTCTGGGTGACTCTTGGATCTCTCCCATCG ATTCAGTGCTCTCCTGGGGACCTTACCTATACAGTATG tctcttcTCGACGACCAAGGTCTGGCAGAGGTGTCTGAGGTCGCAGAGGAAGTCCTGGATGCCCTGAGCAAGGAACTCTACCAAAAGGCCACCGAGCTCTGGGGGAAAGCAGAAATGGTCATTGAACAG AACACAGATGGGGTGAACTTCTATAACATCTTAACTAAGAGCTCTCCTATGTCTACGGTGGCGTCGAGTCTAGAATTCTCCCAGAAGCACCTCG ttcctcttttccaACGCCACGTGAGACACCTACAACAGGATGCCTTAAGTCAGCTCATGAATGGTCCCATCAGGAAGAAGCTCAAAATTATTCCTGAAGATTGCACCTGGGGAG GCCAGGCTACCAGCGTCTTCCTGAACATGGAGGGGGACTTCATGAAGCCGGTCATCAGCATTGTGGACGAGCTGCTGGAAGCCGGGGTCAATGTGACCGTGTATAATGGACAGCTCGACCTCATCGTGGACACCATGG GTCAGGAGACCTGGATACGAAGACTGAAATGGGAAGAATTGCCCAAATTCAACCAGCTGAAGTGGAAGCCCCTGCACAGTGACCCCAAATCTTCAGAAACGTCTGCCTTTGTCAAGTCCCACAAGAACCTGGCTTTCTACTGGATTCTCAGAGCTGGACACATG GTTCCTTCCGACCAAGGGGACACGGCTCTGAAAATGATGAGGCTGGTGACTCAGCAGGAATAG